From Acidimicrobiales bacterium, one genomic window encodes:
- a CDS encoding exodeoxyribonuclease III, whose amino-acid sequence MPGKLRRIVSWNINSIRTRVDQVIEWAQRADADVLLLQETKCGDGDFPFDAFASAGYEVAHHGVNHWNGVAVASRIGLTDVARGFRGPQAEPFDEPRLIAADCGGIRCWSVYVPNGRELWDPHYAFKLVWLERLRHELLEAHATGVPSIVAGDFNVAPTDDDIYMPSRWRRRTHASEPERAGIRALVDIGLRDVTRDHLPDPGVYTWWNYRPGQFEKNHGLRIDLALCSADAARAIRRVWIDRDARALPRPSDHAPLIVDIATPAP is encoded by the coding sequence GTGCCCGGAAAGCTGCGCCGAATCGTCTCCTGGAACATCAACTCGATCCGGACCCGCGTCGACCAGGTGATCGAGTGGGCTCAGAGGGCCGACGCCGACGTGTTGCTGCTCCAGGAGACGAAGTGCGGCGACGGCGACTTCCCGTTCGACGCCTTCGCCAGTGCCGGCTACGAGGTCGCCCATCACGGGGTGAACCACTGGAACGGGGTCGCTGTCGCGAGTCGGATCGGCCTCACCGACGTGGCCCGGGGATTCCGCGGGCCGCAGGCGGAGCCCTTCGACGAGCCCCGGCTGATCGCCGCCGACTGTGGTGGCATCCGCTGTTGGTCGGTCTACGTGCCGAACGGGCGCGAGCTCTGGGACCCGCACTACGCGTTCAAGCTGGTCTGGCTCGAACGCCTCCGTCACGAGTTGCTCGAGGCGCACGCGACCGGCGTCCCGTCGATCGTGGCGGGGGACTTCAACGTGGCGCCGACGGACGACGACATCTACATGCCGTCGCGATGGCGCCGGCGCACCCACGCCAGCGAACCCGAACGGGCCGGGATCCGGGCGCTCGTCGACATCGGCCTGCGCGACGTGACCCGCGACCATCTGCCCGATCCCGGCGTCTACACCTGGTGGAACTACCGGCCGGGTCAGTTCGAGAAGAACCACGGTCTGCGCATCGATCTGGCGCTCTGTTCCGCCGACGCGGCACGGGCGATCCGTCGCGTGTGGATCGACCGCGACGCCCGGGCGCTGCCCCGCCCGTCGGACCACGCGCCGCTCATCGTGGACATCGCCACACCGGCTCCCTGA
- a CDS encoding methyltransferase domain-containing protein codes for MPRTDAHDPSDWRALNLAWWDERAPLHEESVFYRTGGSGLEDFEWDDLGSVEGLDVFHPQCHIGTDTLSLAARGARVVGLDFSANATAAAARLAAAAGVADRAEWVTGDAYDSVEAVGGRTFDLVYTGKGALCWLPDMDRWAAVMWRLCRPGGTLYVSEFHPLQDMLEEETTEIERDYFPVGGDVFDDGPGSYADPDATTTHNVIVDFIHPLSEVIQALLDVGFRLELLREFPFTVYHRWPFLEEREPGVWFMPDDRPQLPLMYSLRLRRPD; via the coding sequence ATGCCCCGCACCGACGCCCACGATCCGTCCGACTGGCGAGCCCTCAACCTCGCGTGGTGGGACGAGAGAGCCCCGTTGCACGAGGAGTCCGTCTTCTACCGCACCGGGGGAAGTGGCCTCGAGGACTTCGAATGGGACGATCTCGGGTCGGTCGAGGGCCTCGACGTGTTCCACCCGCAATGTCACATCGGCACCGACACCTTGTCGCTGGCCGCGCGCGGGGCTCGCGTGGTCGGCCTCGACTTCTCCGCGAACGCCACGGCCGCTGCGGCCCGACTGGCCGCGGCAGCCGGTGTCGCCGACCGGGCCGAGTGGGTCACGGGCGATGCCTACGACAGTGTGGAGGCGGTCGGGGGGCGGACCTTCGACCTCGTCTACACGGGCAAGGGGGCGCTGTGCTGGTTGCCCGACATGGACCGCTGGGCTGCGGTGATGTGGCGGCTGTGTCGGCCCGGCGGGACGCTCTACGTCTCGGAGTTCCACCCGCTGCAGGACATGCTCGAGGAGGAGACGACCGAGATCGAACGCGACTACTTCCCGGTGGGTGGCGACGTCTTCGACGACGGGCCCGGCTCGTACGCCGACCCGGATGCGACGACGACCCACAATGTCATCGTCGACTTCATCCACCCGCTGTCGGAGGTGATCCAGGCCTTGCTCGACGTGGGTTTCCGCCTCGAGTTGCTGCGTGAGTTCCCGTTCACCGTCTACCACCGCTGGCCGTTCCTCGAGGAACGCGAACCGGGCGTCTGGTTCATGCCCGACGACCGGCCACAGCTGCCGCTGATGTACTCGTTGCGGCTACGTCGTCCCGACTGA
- a CDS encoding dienelactone hydrolase family protein, which translates to MPTSSDIFVPSANGDIPALLCVPDSGSGPGVVLVQEIFGVNDYIRDVAERLANEGYVALAPHMYWRIEADFAVEATGPDDLPTAFAVAGQHDPDDGVADVGAALAHLAERPEVDGRVGVMGFCFGGSMTYLAAAAHDPACAVSYYGSMIGANLDKAASITCPIQFHFGSDDAFLPNDDVDALRAATEGMGNVEIHVAEGAGHAFDNHRNPMFSNPDAAAAAWAKTSAFLAANLKS; encoded by the coding sequence ATGCCCACGTCATCCGACATCTTCGTGCCGAGCGCCAACGGCGACATCCCCGCCCTCCTCTGCGTCCCCGACTCGGGGAGCGGCCCGGGCGTGGTGCTCGTCCAGGAGATCTTCGGCGTCAACGACTACATCCGCGACGTTGCCGAGCGCCTGGCGAACGAGGGCTATGTCGCTCTCGCACCCCATATGTACTGGCGCATCGAAGCCGACTTCGCCGTCGAGGCCACCGGGCCCGACGATCTACCCACCGCGTTCGCAGTGGCCGGTCAGCACGACCCCGACGACGGCGTGGCCGATGTCGGCGCCGCGCTCGCCCACCTCGCCGAACGCCCCGAGGTCGATGGCCGGGTCGGAGTCATGGGCTTCTGCTTCGGCGGCTCGATGACCTATCTCGCGGCCGCCGCCCACGATCCTGCCTGTGCGGTCTCGTACTACGGGTCGATGATCGGCGCGAACCTCGACAAGGCCGCGTCGATCACCTGCCCCATCCAGTTCCACTTCGGCAGCGACGACGCGTTCCTCCCCAATGACGACGTCGACGCGCTCCGCGCCGCCACCGAGGGGATGGGCAATGTCGAGATCCATGTCGCCGAGGGCGCCGGTCACGCGTTCGACAACCATCGCAACCCGATGTTCTCGAACCCCGATGCCGCCGCCGCGGCCTGGGCGAAGACCTCGGCCTTCCTCGCCGCGAACCTGAAGAGCTGA